From one Synechococcus sp. WH 8016 genomic stretch:
- the rplA gene encoding 50S ribosomal protein L1, translating to MPKLSKRLASLVTKIEDRAYSPLEAIQLVKENATAKFDETMEAHVRLGIDPKYTDQQLRTTVALPQGTGQTVRIAVITRGEKVAEAKAAGAELSGDEDLVEAISKGEMNFDLLIATPDMMPKVAKLGRVLGPRGLMPNPKAGTVTTDLAAAIQEFKAGKLEFRADRTGIVHVRFGKASFKAEALLENLKTLQETIDRNKPSGAKGRYWKSLYVTSTMGPSVEVDIALLQDIEQEG from the coding sequence ATGCCAAAACTTTCCAAACGCCTGGCCAGCCTCGTTACAAAAATCGAGGACCGTGCCTATTCACCTCTTGAAGCCATTCAATTGGTCAAGGAGAACGCCACAGCCAAATTCGACGAAACCATGGAGGCGCATGTGCGCCTTGGTATCGATCCCAAATACACCGACCAGCAGCTGCGTACGACAGTCGCTCTTCCACAAGGAACGGGTCAAACCGTCCGCATCGCGGTGATTACCCGGGGTGAAAAAGTGGCTGAGGCCAAGGCCGCCGGCGCTGAACTCTCCGGTGATGAGGACCTTGTGGAGGCCATCTCCAAGGGCGAGATGAATTTCGACCTTCTGATTGCTACCCCGGACATGATGCCGAAGGTGGCCAAGTTGGGCCGTGTTCTTGGTCCACGTGGCTTGATGCCCAACCCCAAAGCCGGAACGGTTACCACCGATTTGGCAGCGGCAATTCAGGAATTCAAGGCAGGCAAGCTTGAATTTCGTGCTGACCGCACCGGAATTGTGCATGTTCGCTTTGGCAAAGCGAGCTTTAAGGCTGAGGCCTTGCTGGAGAACCTCAAGACCTTGCAGGAAACCATCGATCGCAACAAGCCCAGTGGCGCGAAAGGGCGTTACTGGAAAAGCCTGTACGTCACCTCCACGATGGGACCGTCTGTCGAAGTCGATATCGCCTTGCTTCAGGACATCGAGCAGGAAGGTTGA
- the rplK gene encoding 50S ribosomal protein L11 — protein MAKKVVAVIKLALQAGKANPAPPVGPALGQHGVNIMAFCKEYNARTQDKAGYVIPVEISVFEDRSFTFITKTPPASVLITKAAGIPKGSGESAKGSVGSINRSQLEEIAKTKLPDLNCTSVESAMRIIEGTARNMGVAVSD, from the coding sequence ATGGCCAAGAAAGTCGTAGCTGTGATCAAGCTGGCCCTTCAGGCCGGCAAAGCCAACCCCGCACCACCGGTGGGTCCTGCCCTCGGTCAGCACGGGGTCAACATCATGGCGTTCTGCAAGGAGTACAACGCTCGCACCCAGGACAAGGCCGGATACGTGATTCCGGTTGAAATTTCGGTTTTCGAAGACCGCAGTTTCACCTTCATCACGAAAACCCCTCCTGCCTCGGTTCTGATTACCAAGGCCGCTGGAATTCCAAAGGGTTCCGGTGAGTCCGCTAAGGGCAGTGTTGGCTCCATCAATCGCTCCCAGCTTGAGGAGATCGCCAAGACCAAACTCCCCGACCTCAACTGCACCAGTGTTGAGTCGGCGATGCGCATCATTGAAGGCACCGCCCGCAACATGGGTGTTGCCGTTAGCGACTGA
- the nusG gene encoding transcription termination/antitermination protein NusG — MSDLDTTQQESTEVLDLPAPNEGEEGTLESMPARTSVARWYAVQVASSCEKKVKATLEQRAVTLGVSNRILEIEIPETPAVKVKKDGSRQSTEEKVFPGYVLVRMVLDEDTMMAVRSTPNVINFVGAEDRRATGKARGHIKPRPLSRQEVDRIFKRAAEKKTVVKVDLAEGDQILVTAGPFKDLQGEVIEVSGERSKLKALLSIFGRETPVELEFSQISKQN, encoded by the coding sequence GTGTCTGACCTCGATACCACCCAGCAGGAGAGCACCGAGGTGCTTGATCTGCCAGCACCCAATGAGGGAGAGGAAGGCACGCTTGAGTCGATGCCTGCACGCACATCCGTCGCCCGTTGGTATGCGGTTCAGGTGGCTTCCAGCTGTGAGAAAAAGGTCAAGGCCACCCTCGAGCAGCGTGCCGTCACGCTTGGGGTGAGCAATCGCATCCTTGAGATCGAAATTCCCGAGACACCGGCGGTGAAAGTCAAAAAGGACGGCAGTCGTCAATCCACCGAGGAGAAGGTGTTCCCCGGTTATGTGCTCGTCCGGATGGTTCTGGATGAAGACACGATGATGGCGGTGAGAAGCACGCCAAATGTCATCAACTTTGTGGGTGCTGAAGATCGTCGTGCCACGGGTAAAGCCCGTGGTCATATCAAGCCTCGTCCCCTGAGTCGTCAGGAGGTGGACCGCATTTTCAAGCGCGCGGCCGAGAAGAAGACCGTTGTCAAAGTCGATCTCGCAGAGGGCGATCAAATCCTTGTGACCGCGGGCCCTTTCAAAGACCTCCAAGGCGAGGTCATCGAAGTGTCTGGGGAACGCAGCAAGCTCAAAGCTCTGTTGTCGATCTTTGGTCGGGAAACCCCAGTTGAGCTTGAGTTCTCTCAAATCAGCAAACAAAACTGA
- the secE gene encoding preprotein translocase subunit SecE, producing MTSPTSEDTETASPQTSAETGRRGGFLAATFEELKLVVWPSRQQLFSESVAVILMVSLSAAAISALSRFYAWAASQVFL from the coding sequence GTGACCAGCCCTACCTCCGAGGACACCGAAACAGCCTCCCCGCAAACATCGGCTGAAACAGGCCGAAGGGGTGGTTTTTTAGCTGCAACCTTCGAAGAGCTCAAGCTGGTGGTTTGGCCCAGCCGACAGCAGCTGTTCAGTGAATCAGTGGCTGTGATCTTGATGGTGAGCCTTTCGGCCGCGGCCATTTCAGCCCTCAGCCGTTTCTACGCTTGGGCTGCCTCTCAGGTGTTCCTTTGA
- a CDS encoding ATP-dependent Clp protease ATP-binding subunit yields MTSTSRTSLEPPISLTSEPDRFSDDAWELLLSGQDVARRWRHEDLDVEHLLQVLFSDERYRRVAGALPLPMDRLLDRLEGFLAEQPMARGEDLFVGEDLESLLEEADRVRSLWGSRLIDVSHLLIAMGRDPRVGAELFAQFGLPADRLEAELTRAPDRSASSVIAPPPPRSRLPAASPAPMTPAQMPPVQMPPAQMPPVQPASAQPQQGQRAASPPPQGDGMDRSDELVSEPTALESYGRDLTAAAAAGLLDPVIGRDGEIRSLIKVLSRRGKNNPVLIGAPGVGKTAVAELLAQRIVAGEVPESLQGLRLVALDGGALIAGAKFRGQFEERLRAVLDEVSDPEAAVVLFIDELHTVVNSDRSSADAASLLKPALARGELRCIAATTPEDYRRTVEKDPALNRRFQKVPIQEPSIELSVEILRGLKERYELHHGVTITDEAVMAAAQLADRYISDRCLPDKAIDLIDEAAAQLKMDVTSKPQVVEDAEADLRRVELAVLAAEHAPEGERVQLQRNRLEASDRLGQLRERWQAEREQLEELRQLLQEDEDLRHAIAEAERDGNLEEAARLQYDQLHRVQQRRADLEQLLSQAQEEGSALLREQVEAADIADVVARWTGIPIQRLLAGERQKLLELEQRLAERVIGQPEAVQAVAAAIRRARAGMKDPRRPVGSFLFLGPTGVGKTELAKALGALLFDEEEALVRLDMSEFMERNAVARLLGAPPGYVGYEEGGQLTEAVRRRPYALLLLDEVEKAHPDVFNVLLQVLDDGRLTDSQGRTVDFRHTVVVMTSNLASRAILDSARQAQSGDEAGAAQALQTAVDDALAHHFRPEFLNRIDEVIRFRPLGVEDLERIVRLQLADLAHLLSEQGLELRVDDAVAHELATLGYEPEYGARPLRRVLRRRIENPLATELLEERFNGAQAVRVYSSDTSTESFRFEAE; encoded by the coding sequence ATGACATCCACCTCCCGCACCAGCCTTGAGCCTCCGATCAGCCTGACGTCAGAGCCTGATCGCTTCAGTGATGACGCATGGGAACTGTTGCTGTCTGGGCAGGATGTGGCCCGTCGTTGGCGTCATGAGGACCTCGATGTTGAGCATCTTCTGCAAGTGCTCTTCAGCGATGAGCGTTATCGACGTGTCGCTGGGGCTTTACCTCTGCCGATGGATCGCCTGCTCGATCGACTCGAGGGCTTTTTGGCTGAGCAGCCGATGGCGCGGGGCGAGGATCTGTTCGTTGGAGAGGATCTCGAATCCTTGCTGGAGGAGGCGGATCGGGTGCGCTCGCTTTGGGGCTCCCGGTTAATCGATGTCTCCCACCTCTTGATTGCGATGGGGCGCGACCCTCGTGTGGGTGCGGAGTTGTTTGCTCAATTTGGTCTGCCCGCCGATCGGCTTGAAGCAGAGCTGACACGAGCGCCCGATCGGTCGGCTTCAAGCGTTATTGCGCCTCCTCCCCCGAGGTCGCGCCTCCCCGCAGCCTCTCCTGCACCCATGACTCCAGCGCAGATGCCTCCTGTGCAGATGCCGCCAGCGCAGATGCCTCCCGTGCAGCCTGCTTCAGCTCAGCCACAACAAGGGCAAAGGGCTGCATCGCCTCCGCCCCAGGGCGATGGGATGGATCGCTCTGATGAGTTGGTCAGCGAACCGACAGCGCTGGAGAGCTACGGCCGCGATCTCACCGCTGCTGCGGCCGCTGGACTGCTCGATCCAGTGATCGGTAGGGACGGCGAGATTCGCAGCTTGATCAAGGTGCTGTCGCGACGCGGCAAAAACAACCCGGTCTTAATTGGTGCGCCTGGAGTGGGCAAGACCGCTGTGGCAGAGCTCCTGGCCCAACGGATCGTTGCTGGTGAGGTGCCGGAATCCCTGCAGGGCTTGCGCCTTGTTGCCCTTGATGGCGGTGCCCTCATCGCTGGAGCCAAATTCCGCGGTCAGTTCGAGGAACGTCTTCGGGCCGTTCTCGATGAGGTGAGCGATCCGGAAGCGGCCGTTGTGTTGTTCATTGATGAGCTCCACACGGTGGTGAACAGTGACCGATCCAGTGCGGATGCGGCCAGTTTGTTGAAACCGGCCCTCGCACGCGGGGAGTTGCGCTGTATTGCCGCCACCACTCCAGAGGACTATCGCCGCACGGTGGAGAAGGATCCGGCTTTGAACAGGCGCTTTCAGAAGGTGCCGATTCAGGAACCATCGATCGAACTCAGTGTGGAGATCCTCCGTGGATTGAAGGAGCGCTATGAGCTGCATCACGGGGTGACCATCACCGATGAGGCGGTGATGGCGGCTGCACAGTTGGCGGATCGCTACATCAGTGACCGCTGTTTACCGGACAAGGCGATCGATTTGATCGATGAAGCCGCTGCTCAGCTGAAGATGGATGTGACCTCCAAACCCCAGGTAGTGGAGGATGCCGAGGCTGATCTCCGTCGAGTGGAGTTGGCAGTTCTCGCTGCGGAGCACGCGCCGGAAGGGGAACGGGTTCAGCTCCAGCGCAATCGTCTTGAGGCGTCTGACCGACTGGGTCAGCTCCGGGAGCGTTGGCAGGCCGAACGCGAGCAGCTCGAGGAGTTGCGTCAGTTGCTTCAGGAAGATGAAGACCTTCGCCATGCCATTGCCGAAGCAGAACGGGACGGGAATTTGGAGGAAGCGGCCCGGCTTCAGTACGACCAATTGCATCGCGTCCAGCAACGCCGCGCCGATCTTGAACAGTTGCTGAGTCAGGCCCAGGAGGAGGGGTCTGCGCTGTTGCGAGAACAGGTGGAAGCGGCTGATATCGCTGATGTGGTGGCGCGTTGGACGGGGATTCCGATCCAGCGCCTTCTCGCTGGTGAGCGTCAAAAGTTGTTGGAACTGGAACAGCGTCTTGCCGAGCGGGTGATTGGCCAGCCGGAGGCGGTGCAGGCCGTAGCGGCGGCGATTCGTCGTGCCCGTGCTGGCATGAAAGACCCACGCCGTCCGGTGGGTTCATTCTTGTTTCTAGGACCGACAGGCGTGGGCAAGACGGAGCTTGCGAAAGCGCTTGGCGCGCTGTTGTTCGACGAGGAGGAGGCGCTTGTTCGTCTCGACATGAGTGAGTTCATGGAGCGCAACGCTGTAGCGCGCTTGCTTGGGGCTCCTCCGGGGTATGTGGGCTACGAGGAGGGTGGCCAACTCACCGAGGCTGTTCGGCGTCGCCCCTATGCGCTGTTGCTGCTGGATGAAGTGGAGAAAGCCCATCCGGATGTGTTCAATGTGCTGCTCCAAGTGCTCGACGATGGTCGGCTCACCGACTCACAGGGCCGGACCGTTGACTTTCGCCACACCGTGGTGGTGATGACCAGCAATCTGGCCAGTCGGGCGATTCTCGATTCGGCCCGACAAGCCCAATCGGGGGATGAGGCCGGAGCTGCTCAGGCGCTCCAGACCGCCGTGGACGATGCCTTGGCCCACCATTTCAGACCAGAGTTTTTGAATCGGATCGATGAGGTCATTCGCTTCCGTCCGCTTGGGGTGGAAGATCTGGAACGGATTGTGCGCTTGCAGCTTGCCGATCTAGCCCACTTGCTCTCGGAACAAGGGCTTGAACTGCGCGTGGATGATGCGGTGGCGCATGAATTGGCGACCCTGGGGTATGAGCCGGAATATGGCGCGAGACCGTTGCGTCGGGTCTTGCGTCGTCGCATCGAAAATCCGCTGGCGACCGAATTGCTGGAAGAGCGGTTTAACGGGGCTCAGGCGGTTCGGGTGTACTCCAGTGATACCTCAACAGAGTCGTTTCGATTCGAAGCGGAATGA
- the gloA gene encoding lactoylglutathione lyase, with translation MRMLHTMLRVGDLEKSIRFYTEVLGMQLLRRKDYPSGRFTLAFVGYGDERDNTVLELTHNWDTQEYALGDGYGHIALGLDDIHAACTAIAEKGGRIVREPGPMKHGNTVIAFVEDPDGYKVELIQLSSRADAA, from the coding sequence ATGCGCATGCTTCACACCATGCTCAGGGTGGGCGATTTGGAGAAATCAATCCGTTTCTACACCGAGGTGTTGGGGATGCAACTTCTGCGTCGGAAGGACTATCCCTCCGGTCGTTTCACGCTTGCGTTTGTGGGATATGGGGATGAGCGTGACAACACCGTTCTTGAGCTCACCCATAACTGGGATACGCAGGAATACGCCCTTGGGGATGGCTATGGCCACATCGCCCTTGGTCTCGATGACATACACGCCGCTTGCACGGCGATTGCAGAAAAAGGTGGGCGGATTGTCCGTGAGCCAGGTCCGATGAAACATGGCAACACTGTGATTGCGTTCGTGGAGGATCCAGATGGTTACAAGGTGGAGCTCATTCAGCTGTCCTCCCGAGCAGACGCGGCCTAA
- the eno gene encoding phosphopyruvate hydratase encodes MLDSLDLVIDTIVAREVLDSRGNPTVEAEVLLEGGASGRAIVPSGASTGAHEAHELRDGGDRYMGKGVTKAVDHIEDRIAPALCGLSALDQASVDAAMIELDGSDNKSGLGANAILAVSMATARAAANGLGLPLYRYLGGPMATLLPVPLMNVINGGAHAANNLDFQEFMLVPHGAPNFREALRMGTEVFHTLKNLLSERGMSTSVGDEGGFAPDLGNEEAGEVLVQAIEKAGYKPGEQISLALDVASTEFYSDGRYAFSGGSYSSAEMVDQLEQLVNRFPIISIEDGLAEDDWDGWALLTERLGKRVQLVGDDLFVTNTKRLQQGIDANTANSILIKVNQIGSLTETLQAIDLAGRSGYTSVISHRSGETEDTTIADLAVATRAGQIKTGSLSRSERVAKYNQLLRIEDELGNQAVYAGATGQGPRGRE; translated from the coding sequence GTGCTCGATTCTCTCGATCTCGTCATCGACACCATCGTGGCCAGGGAGGTCTTGGATTCCCGTGGGAACCCCACGGTGGAAGCAGAGGTCTTGCTGGAAGGCGGTGCCAGTGGCCGCGCCATTGTCCCCAGCGGAGCCAGCACCGGCGCCCATGAAGCCCATGAGCTCAGGGACGGAGGCGACCGGTACATGGGGAAGGGCGTCACCAAGGCCGTCGATCACATCGAAGATCGGATTGCTCCAGCGCTCTGTGGCCTGTCGGCTCTGGATCAGGCCAGCGTGGACGCAGCCATGATTGAACTCGACGGCAGCGACAACAAATCGGGCCTGGGTGCCAATGCGATCCTCGCGGTGAGCATGGCCACAGCACGCGCCGCCGCCAACGGTCTCGGCCTGCCTCTGTATCGCTATCTGGGAGGCCCCATGGCAACGCTGCTGCCGGTGCCTTTGATGAATGTGATCAATGGAGGCGCCCACGCCGCCAACAACTTGGATTTTCAAGAGTTCATGCTCGTTCCGCACGGTGCTCCCAACTTCAGGGAGGCGCTGCGGATGGGTACGGAGGTGTTCCACACCCTGAAGAATCTGCTCAGCGAACGAGGCATGAGCACCTCGGTGGGAGATGAGGGCGGCTTCGCTCCGGATCTGGGCAATGAGGAAGCCGGAGAAGTGCTGGTACAGGCCATCGAAAAAGCTGGATACAAGCCAGGCGAGCAAATTTCGCTGGCTTTGGATGTAGCGAGCACTGAGTTCTACAGCGACGGACGCTATGCCTTTAGCGGCGGCAGTTATTCCAGCGCCGAGATGGTGGACCAGCTGGAGCAACTCGTGAATCGTTTCCCGATCATTTCGATCGAGGACGGCTTAGCAGAAGACGACTGGGACGGCTGGGCCCTGCTCACCGAACGCCTCGGCAAACGCGTTCAACTCGTTGGAGATGACCTGTTTGTCACCAACACCAAACGTCTGCAGCAAGGAATCGATGCCAACACCGCCAATTCAATCCTGATCAAAGTGAATCAAATTGGCTCACTCACCGAAACGCTTCAAGCCATCGACCTGGCCGGTCGGTCTGGTTACACCAGCGTGATCAGCCACCGCAGCGGTGAAACAGAAGACACCACCATTGCTGATTTAGCCGTCGCCACGCGCGCCGGGCAGATCAAAACTGGCTCGCTAAGCCGCAGCGAACGGGTCGCTAAATACAACCAACTGCTGCGGATTGAGGACGAGCTGGGCAATCAAGCGGTGTATGCCGGAGCAACAGGCCAAGGGCCACGGGGTCGCGAGTAA
- a CDS encoding AarF/ABC1/UbiB kinase family protein, whose translation MILISRLKALLRRAFRGLRIWRAVLTLLLFLWWDARAFSYPGGPTPERRAARQQLRARWLTQELLHLGSAFIKLGQLLSARPDVLPAGWVSELAALQDRVPSFSFDRAQTVLEEELGARCAEIIDLDEQPIAAASLAQVHRASLRSGRQVVLKIQRPGLERLFRLDLEVMQQVAAVLQRHPQWGRGRDWVAMAQECRRVLLRELDFRLEAQHAARFRQQFLDDPNIRVPGVVWELSTRRVLCLDYLPGIKINDRAALLEAGIDPSKVAEIGSASYLQQLVRYGFFHADPHPGNLAVAADGALIYYDFGMMGQLSERLRRRLGGMVRAAAARDAASLVDEMQAAGVIATGVDVGPVRRLVRLMLKEALTPPFSSSVIEKLSGDLYELVYGQPFRLPVELIFVMRALSTFEGVGKSLDPGFSLVAIAKPYLLPLMTSSGSGSNDLLNEFGRQVGALSSRAVGLPRRLDESLERLEQGDLQLQIRMGESDRQFRRMVAAQHSIGQSVLLGGLAVAAALMGASSRPLWALLPLGAALPVGMGWLKLQMKLRRDGRIENLSGTERSS comes from the coding sequence GTGATCCTGATCAGTCGCTTGAAGGCCCTGCTGCGTAGAGCGTTCCGCGGACTGCGTATTTGGCGAGCTGTTCTCACTCTCCTGTTGTTCCTCTGGTGGGATGCCAGGGCTTTTAGCTACCCGGGTGGTCCCACTCCGGAGCGTCGCGCAGCTCGCCAGCAATTGCGTGCAAGGTGGCTGACGCAGGAGCTTCTTCACCTTGGATCGGCGTTTATCAAGCTCGGTCAGTTGTTGTCAGCTCGGCCGGATGTGTTGCCAGCCGGCTGGGTCTCTGAATTAGCGGCACTGCAGGACCGTGTTCCCTCCTTTTCCTTTGACCGTGCCCAGACCGTTCTTGAGGAAGAGCTTGGTGCCCGTTGCGCAGAAATCATTGATTTAGATGAGCAGCCGATCGCGGCGGCTTCCTTAGCCCAGGTGCATCGGGCGAGTCTTCGCAGTGGTCGCCAGGTGGTGCTGAAGATTCAGCGCCCCGGATTGGAACGGCTTTTTCGCCTGGATCTCGAGGTGATGCAGCAGGTGGCTGCTGTGCTTCAGCGTCATCCCCAATGGGGACGAGGGCGCGACTGGGTGGCGATGGCGCAGGAATGTCGGCGTGTGTTGCTCCGAGAGCTTGATTTCCGTCTTGAAGCTCAGCATGCCGCACGGTTTCGTCAGCAGTTTCTCGATGATCCGAACATCCGAGTGCCTGGGGTGGTTTGGGAGCTCAGCACCAGGCGCGTGCTGTGTCTCGACTACTTACCAGGGATCAAAATCAACGATCGTGCGGCCCTTTTAGAAGCTGGCATTGATCCCTCAAAGGTGGCGGAAATCGGCTCAGCGAGCTACCTGCAGCAGCTGGTGCGCTACGGGTTCTTCCATGCCGATCCCCATCCCGGGAATTTGGCGGTGGCGGCCGATGGAGCGCTGATCTACTACGACTTCGGGATGATGGGGCAACTTTCCGAACGCCTACGCAGGCGGTTGGGGGGGATGGTGAGAGCTGCTGCGGCAAGGGATGCGGCGTCCCTTGTGGATGAGATGCAAGCGGCTGGTGTCATCGCCACGGGTGTTGATGTGGGTCCTGTTCGGCGTTTGGTGCGTTTGATGCTGAAGGAGGCGCTCACGCCGCCATTCAGTAGCTCCGTGATTGAAAAACTATCGGGCGACCTTTACGAACTGGTGTACGGGCAGCCGTTTCGCTTGCCAGTGGAGCTGATTTTTGTGATGCGTGCCCTCTCCACCTTTGAAGGGGTCGGCAAAAGTCTTGATCCCGGCTTTAGCCTTGTAGCGATTGCCAAGCCCTATCTGCTGCCGCTCATGACTTCCAGTGGATCTGGCTCCAACGATCTTTTGAATGAATTTGGCCGTCAGGTCGGCGCTCTGAGTTCAAGAGCGGTGGGTCTTCCCCGTCGGTTGGATGAAAGCCTGGAGCGCCTGGAACAAGGGGATCTGCAACTCCAGATCCGCATGGGTGAGTCAGACCGTCAGTTCCGACGAATGGTGGCGGCTCAGCATTCGATTGGACAATCGGTCTTGCTTGGTGGCCTTGCTGTTGCAGCCGCTTTGATGGGTGCCAGCTCTCGGCCCCTTTGGGCATTGCTCCCTTTAGGCGCGGCCCTTCCGGTTGGGATGGGTTGGTTAAAGCTGCAAATGAAACTGCGCCGGGATGGACGGATTGAGAATTTGTCAGGAACGGAACGTTCGTCCTGA
- a CDS encoding PDZ domain-containing protein, with protein sequence MKGETSTETTVNQIQRQGANLTEGNSCPAGLWYSGGGYCQRVICIKSGLFGYGNDPQLAGKGIKCRGGAEIHWDKNSQPVRASFDKTCPPGDLAIGFQNTCAQGMARGYATFYSSGYRSDQNNIVNKVFGDPAKGKLQAGDKVITINGVKNKEYVNDAQNPTSIQILIERQGEQLEFTWTTKLQRVELPKAKNL encoded by the coding sequence ATGAAAGGTGAGACATCAACAGAGACAACCGTTAATCAAATACAAAGACAAGGCGCAAACCTTACTGAAGGTAATAGCTGTCCAGCTGGGCTTTGGTATTCAGGAGGTGGTTACTGCCAAAGAGTAATTTGCATAAAGTCTGGATTATTTGGTTATGGGAATGATCCACAGCTGGCGGGCAAAGGAATTAAATGTAGAGGTGGAGCTGAGATTCATTGGGATAAAAATTCTCAACCAGTAAGGGCTTCGTTCGACAAAACATGTCCACCTGGAGATCTTGCAATTGGTTTTCAGAACACTTGCGCTCAAGGCATGGCAAGAGGTTATGCGACTTTCTATAGTTCAGGGTATAGAAGCGATCAAAATAATATAGTAAACAAAGTATTTGGAGATCCTGCAAAAGGAAAACTTCAAGCGGGAGACAAAGTTATAACTATAAATGGCGTAAAAAATAAAGAATACGTTAACGACGCGCAAAACCCAACCAGTATTCAAATACTAATTGAGCGCCAAGGTGAACAGCTTGAATTCACATGGACAACAAAACTTCAGCGTGTAGAATTACCGAAAGCCAAGAATCTCTGA
- a CDS encoding YadA-like family protein, translating into MWATDSTGASIPINFTNGSDLQINGLSVQGQINDNRSAISSNTSAINQNRRNINDLGFGVAGATALSTAMTALPTIANNSPISCGVGSGGYSNRYAMSLGCAIKTSERVSFNVGGSYVFGGSSDYGNSELSNYAGRAGFVISFGNIQSSSDSNLKSRVKALEKEKKSLILRLERLEALASGIQSNHLASMNQVLE; encoded by the coding sequence TTGTGGGCAACTGATTCAACCGGTGCAAGCATCCCTATAAACTTTACCAATGGTTCAGATCTTCAGATCAATGGATTAAGCGTCCAAGGACAAATAAATGATAATCGATCTGCCATTAGCTCCAATACTTCTGCGATTAACCAGAACAGACGCAATATTAATGATCTGGGTTTTGGTGTCGCCGGAGCTACCGCACTTTCTACTGCGATGACTGCCTTACCAACTATCGCCAATAATTCTCCAATTTCTTGTGGGGTAGGAAGTGGTGGTTATAGCAATCGTTATGCAATGAGTCTTGGTTGTGCTATCAAAACATCTGAACGCGTTTCTTTCAACGTTGGAGGCTCATATGTATTCGGCGGTTCTTCAGATTATGGAAATAGTGAACTCTCAAATTATGCTGGCAGAGCAGGTTTTGTTATTAGTTTTGGAAACATCCAATCTTCTTCAGATAGCAACCTTAAATCGCGAGTTAAGGCACTTGAGAAGGAGAAAAAATCATTGATTTTACGCCTTGAACGCCTTGAGGCGCTTGCCTCAGGCATACAATCAAATCATTTAGCTTCAATGAATCAAGTTTTAGAATGA
- the argJ gene encoding bifunctional glutamate N-acetyltransferase/amino-acid acetyltransferase ArgJ — protein MTPSVTWAPVSGGITAPTGFKAAGLIAGLKPSRKPDLSLLLAPEAAVCAGTFTTSVVRAACVDLCADRLQVTSGRVRAVVTNSGQANACTGDRGLADSLRITQAVADRLGFSHDQVLICSTGVIGVPIAMEPLLAAVDPLVDALAPDGGAAAAQAILTTDLVEKEIALEALLGGRRVRIGGMAKGSGMIHPNMATMLGYLSCDVAVPCDLWQDMVRRAVNRSFNSITVDGDTSTNDTFLAFAAGEPLPEDQLEALEEGLTLVAQHLARSIARDGEGATCLTEVQVEGTDLETEARQIARTICGSSLVKTAVHGRDPNWGRIVAAAGRAGVAFSADAVALWIGPHQLMSEGQPLPFDRAAASAYLSERACGRYLVDDTVQIRLSLGDGTGQGIAWGCDLSDQYVRINADYTT, from the coding sequence ATGACGCCATCTGTGACCTGGGCTCCAGTTTCTGGAGGAATCACTGCGCCCACTGGCTTCAAGGCAGCGGGCTTAATCGCGGGTCTCAAGCCATCCAGGAAACCTGACCTCTCCCTTTTGCTGGCACCAGAGGCTGCGGTCTGTGCTGGCACCTTCACTACATCCGTCGTCCGCGCCGCTTGCGTGGATCTTTGTGCTGATCGTCTGCAGGTGACGTCTGGCCGCGTGCGTGCCGTGGTGACCAATTCCGGACAGGCCAATGCCTGTACTGGTGACCGGGGTCTGGCCGACAGCCTTCGTATCACGCAAGCAGTGGCCGATCGTTTGGGCTTCTCCCATGACCAGGTCTTGATTTGCTCCACCGGTGTCATCGGTGTGCCGATCGCGATGGAGCCCCTTCTTGCCGCTGTGGATCCTTTGGTGGACGCCTTAGCTCCGGATGGTGGCGCTGCAGCGGCTCAGGCGATCCTCACGACGGATCTGGTGGAGAAGGAGATCGCCTTGGAGGCTCTATTGGGCGGGCGCCGGGTGCGGATTGGCGGGATGGCGAAAGGGTCCGGGATGATTCACCCCAACATGGCCACGATGCTCGGATATCTCAGCTGTGATGTCGCTGTGCCCTGTGACCTGTGGCAGGACATGGTGCGCCGGGCGGTGAATCGTTCGTTTAACTCCATCACCGTGGATGGTGACACCAGCACCAATGACACCTTCTTGGCCTTCGCGGCAGGAGAGCCACTGCCAGAGGATCAACTCGAGGCATTGGAGGAGGGGCTGACCTTGGTAGCCCAGCATCTGGCTCGCTCGATTGCTCGGGATGGTGAGGGCGCCACCTGCTTGACGGAAGTGCAGGTGGAGGGCACCGATTTAGAGACGGAGGCGCGACAGATCGCGCGCACCATTTGTGGCTCGTCGTTGGTCAAAACGGCGGTTCACGGAAGGGATCCCAACTGGGGACGGATCGTGGCGGCAGCGGGTCGTGCGGGTGTGGCGTTTTCAGCCGATGCCGTGGCCCTTTGGATAGGACCGCATCAATTGATGTCAGAGGGACAACCTTTGCCATTCGACCGGGCAGCAGCGTCTGCCTATCTCAGTGAACGCGCTTGTGGCCGTTATCTCGTCGATGACACGGTGCAGATTCGCCTGTCTCTTGGTGATGGCACTGGTCAGGGAATCGCTTGGGGATGCGACCTTTCCGATCAGTACGTTCGCATTAATGCCGATTATACTACGTAA